The following coding sequences are from one Bradyrhizobium sp. WSM471 window:
- the cobJ gene encoding precorrin-3B C(17)-methyltransferase, with the protein MTGTLTIAGLGPGSDALVTPEVSAALAAATDILGYAPYVARVPPRSGLKLHPSDNREELQRASEALRLAAEGGQVVIVSSGDPGVFAMASAVFEALEQAPQWRELPIRVLPGITAMLAAAARAGAPLGHDFCAINLSDNLKPWAVIEKRLRLAAEADFAIAMYNPRSASRPEGFGRALAVLNEAGCGERLVIFARAISAADERIETVRLNEATPEMADMRTLVIVGNSQTRRVGRWVYAPRQAR; encoded by the coding sequence ATGACGGGCACGCTGACCATCGCGGGCCTCGGGCCGGGCAGCGATGCGCTGGTGACGCCCGAAGTCTCCGCCGCGCTTGCCGCTGCGACCGACATTCTGGGCTACGCGCCCTATGTCGCGCGAGTGCCGCCGCGATCGGGACTCAAGCTGCATCCCTCCGACAATCGCGAAGAGCTGCAGCGCGCGAGCGAGGCGCTGCGGCTCGCGGCCGAAGGCGGCCAGGTCGTCATCGTGTCCTCGGGCGACCCCGGCGTGTTCGCGATGGCCTCCGCCGTGTTCGAGGCGCTCGAACAGGCGCCGCAATGGCGCGAGCTGCCGATCCGCGTGCTGCCCGGCATCACCGCGATGCTGGCGGCTGCCGCGCGCGCCGGCGCGCCGCTCGGCCATGATTTCTGTGCGATCAACTTGTCGGACAATCTCAAGCCGTGGGCGGTGATCGAGAAGCGCCTGCGGCTCGCCGCGGAAGCCGATTTTGCCATTGCGATGTACAATCCGCGCTCGGCGAGCCGGCCGGAAGGATTTGGCCGTGCGCTCGCAGTGCTGAACGAGGCCGGCTGCGGCGAGCGCCTCGTGATCTTCGCGCGCGCGATCAGCGCCGCTGATGAAAGGATCGAAACCGTCAGGCTGAACGAAGCGACACCTGAAATGGCCGACATGCGCACGCTGGTGATCGTCGGCAATTCGCAGACACGCCGCGTCGGCCGCTGGGTCTATGCGCCGAGGCAGGCCCGATGA
- a CDS encoding cobalt-precorrin-6A reductase: MTRALILGGTADASLLAAEIARAGIDAVYSYGGRTRVPANQPLPTRIGGFGGVSGLVDYIRSEHITHVIDATHPFAAEMSRNAVAACAEIGTPLIALERAPWMKAPGDNWIEIPDVDAAVAALPEAAANVFLAIGRQHIAPFATRTQHAYTLRFVDPPDAPLPFAADVIVSRGPFTLEGELEMMRKRSITRIVARNSGGDGARAKIDAARRLGLPVIMIARPQLPDRLRVESVPEIMQWLGHRACLGA; the protein is encoded by the coding sequence ATGACGCGCGCCCTCATTCTGGGCGGAACGGCCGACGCGAGCTTGCTCGCGGCAGAGATCGCGCGCGCCGGCATCGACGCCGTGTATTCCTACGGCGGCCGCACCCGTGTGCCTGCCAATCAGCCGTTGCCGACGCGCATCGGCGGTTTTGGCGGCGTCAGCGGTCTTGTCGATTACATCCGCAGCGAGCACATCACGCATGTGATCGACGCGACGCATCCCTTTGCCGCCGAGATGAGCCGCAATGCGGTCGCGGCATGCGCGGAAATCGGCACGCCGCTGATCGCTCTGGAGCGTGCGCCCTGGATGAAAGCGCCCGGCGACAACTGGATCGAAATACCTGATGTCGACGCCGCGGTCGCCGCTCTGCCCGAGGCGGCGGCAAATGTGTTCCTCGCCATCGGCCGCCAGCACATCGCGCCGTTCGCGACCAGGACGCAGCACGCCTACACGCTGAGATTCGTCGATCCGCCCGATGCGCCCCTGCCCTTTGCCGCGGACGTCATCGTGTCGCGTGGGCCGTTCACGCTTGAGGGCGAGCTGGAGATGATGCGCAAACGCAGCATCACCCGGATCGTCGCCCGCAATTCGGGCGGCGACGGCGCGCGCGCCAAGATCGACGCAGCCCGCAGGCTCGGCCTGCCCGTGATCATGATCGCGCGACCACAACTGCCGGACCGATTGCGGGTCGAGAGCGTGCCCGAGATCATGCAGTGGCTGGGTCATCGGGCCTGCCTCGGCGCATAG